A genomic window from Rhodococcus sp. KBS0724 includes:
- a CDS encoding amidohydrolase family protein gives MSNMIDIHTHYVPNGWPDLTGDAGPDAPWLKVESETEAMIMMGTKEFRRIQSDAWDAEVRLRDMDADGVHTQVVSPTPAFFNYGRTGEQADRISRIFNDLALEIVEPARDRLIPFCQVPLQDTDAACRELERCIANGHRGVEIGNHVGDLDLDSEGVVTFLQHCASLDVPVFVHPWDMASSPRLDRWMAQWLTAMPAETHLSILALILGGVFDKIDDRLKIGFAHGGGSFAFWLGRMENAWHGRNDIIGTSEFPPSHYLGRFYVDSVVFDDRALRLLVDTVGVDRVMVGSDYPYPLGERPVGEVVRKSEFLDDTARQLISRGNAERFLGIC, from the coding sequence ATGAGCAACATGATCGACATTCACACCCACTACGTGCCGAATGGGTGGCCCGATCTCACCGGCGACGCCGGCCCGGACGCGCCGTGGCTGAAGGTGGAGTCGGAAACCGAAGCCATGATCATGATGGGCACCAAGGAGTTCCGCCGTATCCAGTCCGATGCCTGGGACGCCGAAGTGCGCCTTCGTGACATGGATGCCGACGGCGTCCACACGCAGGTCGTCTCGCCGACACCGGCATTCTTCAACTACGGCAGAACAGGCGAGCAGGCCGATCGCATCTCCCGGATCTTCAACGACCTGGCACTCGAGATCGTCGAACCCGCTCGAGATCGCCTCATCCCGTTCTGTCAGGTTCCGTTGCAAGACACCGATGCCGCGTGCCGTGAACTCGAACGGTGCATCGCCAACGGGCACCGGGGTGTCGAGATCGGCAATCACGTCGGCGACCTCGATCTCGACAGCGAAGGCGTCGTGACGTTCCTGCAGCACTGCGCGTCACTGGATGTTCCTGTGTTCGTGCATCCGTGGGACATGGCGTCCTCGCCGCGCCTGGATCGGTGGATGGCGCAGTGGCTCACCGCCATGCCCGCAGAAACGCATCTGTCGATACTCGCGCTGATCCTCGGCGGCGTGTTCGACAAGATCGACGACCGGCTCAAGATCGGATTTGCCCACGGTGGTGGATCTTTCGCGTTCTGGCTCGGCCGGATGGAAAACGCCTGGCACGGCCGCAACGACATCATCGGTACATCGGAGTTCCCGCCGTCGCACTACCTGGGCAGGTTCTACGTGGATTCCGTCGTCTTCGACGACCGTGCACTGCGACTACTGGTCGACACGGTAGGCGTGGACCGGGTGATGGTGGGAAGTGACTACCCGTATCCTCTCGGTGAGCGGCCGGTCGGTGAGGTGGTGCGCAAGAGTGAGTTCCTGGACGATACTGCGCGCCAACTGATTTCACGGGGAAATGCGGAACGCTTCCTGGGGATCTGCTGA
- a CDS encoding MFS transporter has translation MTTSVTSDGKPLPEKAARSRVAMATLAGTTLEWYDFFLYGTAAALIFNKQFFPSLSPTAGTLAAFSTFAVGFIARPVGGLVFGHFGDRIGRKATLVVSLVMMGVGSTLIGLIPNYDSIGFWAPVLLVAMRVVQGIGLGGEGAGATLMSMEHAPAGQKNLYAGFPQMGTPAGLVLANGIFLTTSALMSDSAFESWGWRIPFLLSFVLVAIGLVIRLRVTESPSFAGIMEKGEIVRFPLRESLKVGFPRLSLTLAACLANSAVAYAFMVFTLSYGTQHLGYDKQFLVLSVTAAAVLWFVSIPIWTKVADKYGRRHMFIGGSAAILLWCIVFFPLLNTENKVVAVVAFLGMGLIIPVTHCVQGSIIADTFPAKVRYSGSSLILQSGAILGGGLAPMIATALLDATGSSVGVTWYLAAICSISLVGAIALFKVVPDSSRGLQHEEVRVAENA, from the coding sequence ATGACCACAAGCGTAACCAGTGACGGAAAGCCGTTGCCGGAGAAAGCTGCCCGCAGCCGGGTTGCCATGGCAACCCTCGCCGGGACAACTCTCGAATGGTACGACTTCTTTCTCTACGGAACAGCAGCAGCGCTGATCTTCAACAAGCAGTTCTTCCCGAGCCTGAGTCCGACAGCCGGCACCCTCGCAGCCTTCAGTACCTTTGCGGTCGGCTTCATCGCGAGGCCTGTTGGCGGCTTGGTGTTCGGGCACTTCGGTGACCGGATCGGTCGCAAGGCGACGCTTGTGGTGTCTCTGGTGATGATGGGAGTCGGGTCCACGCTGATCGGGCTCATCCCGAATTACGATTCCATCGGATTCTGGGCGCCGGTACTACTGGTAGCGATGAGAGTCGTCCAGGGCATCGGTCTCGGCGGCGAGGGTGCCGGTGCCACGCTGATGTCGATGGAGCACGCGCCGGCCGGGCAGAAGAACCTGTATGCGGGTTTCCCCCAGATGGGCACGCCCGCCGGACTTGTTCTGGCCAACGGTATCTTCCTGACCACCAGTGCATTGATGTCGGACTCGGCATTCGAATCGTGGGGTTGGCGTATACCGTTCCTGCTCAGCTTCGTTCTGGTGGCGATCGGTCTGGTGATCAGGTTGCGGGTTACCGAATCGCCCTCGTTCGCCGGAATCATGGAGAAGGGTGAGATCGTTCGGTTCCCGCTGCGTGAGTCGCTCAAGGTCGGGTTCCCGCGGTTGTCACTGACGCTGGCCGCGTGCTTGGCGAACTCCGCCGTGGCTTACGCCTTCATGGTGTTCACCCTCTCGTACGGAACTCAACACCTTGGCTACGACAAACAATTCCTGGTGCTCAGCGTCACCGCGGCAGCAGTCCTGTGGTTCGTCTCCATCCCGATCTGGACCAAGGTGGCCGACAAGTACGGTCGACGGCACATGTTCATCGGCGGATCCGCAGCAATCCTGTTGTGGTGCATCGTGTTCTTCCCGCTGCTGAACACCGAGAACAAGGTTGTTGCGGTCGTGGCGTTCCTGGGAATGGGCCTGATCATTCCGGTGACCCATTGCGTTCAGGGAAGCATCATTGCGGATACGTTCCCGGCCAAGGTTCGATACTCGGGTTCGTCGTTGATTCTGCAGAGTGGTGCGATTCTCGGCGGCGGACTGGCTCCGATGATTGCGACAGCTCTGCTGGACGCCACGGGATCCTCTGTGGGCGTGACGTGGTACCTCGCGGCGATCTGCTCGATCAGCCTGGTCGGCGCGATAGCACTGTTCAAGGTGGTGCCCGACTCGTCACGCGGATTGCAGCACGAAGAGGTTCGGGTGGCAGAAAACGCCTGA
- a CDS encoding LysR substrate-binding domain-containing protein, translated as MDMPKLLDGRLKLRHLLLVDALSRQGSVVGAAAALHITQPVATRSLHDIESILGVSLFDRGPRGITPTIFGEAFTTHARAVIAQLTEAGRHVVELADANRGTVIVGTHLAGSNVLLPGAIARLKVQHPLLTVIVREGTPEQLLTDLEAGRIDLIVGRLTAPTDDRAVRRNLYAESVELVTRVDHPLTSRDDVHLDELREFPWILPGVETVLRRELEEFFATNGLPLPENRVEATSFLTVRQLLLETDMIAVLPSLIHRDDTRLTTLPITLDPIGHSVGLTSSATRTSSPSAQALIASLRSFAEELMNQ; from the coding sequence ATGGACATGCCCAAGCTCCTCGACGGGCGACTCAAACTCCGCCATCTCCTGCTCGTCGACGCATTGAGCCGTCAGGGCAGTGTGGTCGGTGCCGCTGCTGCACTTCACATCACGCAGCCGGTCGCAACGCGTAGTCTGCACGATATCGAGTCCATTCTCGGTGTCTCGCTCTTCGACCGTGGCCCACGCGGCATCACCCCGACAATTTTCGGTGAGGCTTTCACCACCCACGCCCGGGCAGTGATCGCGCAGCTGACCGAAGCGGGCCGGCACGTCGTCGAGCTTGCCGACGCCAATCGCGGAACAGTCATCGTGGGAACACATCTCGCCGGCTCCAACGTTCTGCTGCCCGGGGCCATCGCGCGACTGAAGGTCCAGCACCCGCTACTGACCGTGATCGTCCGAGAGGGCACTCCGGAGCAGTTACTCACCGATCTGGAGGCCGGACGTATCGACCTCATCGTTGGCCGACTCACAGCACCGACAGACGACCGAGCCGTCAGGCGCAATCTCTATGCCGAGTCGGTTGAACTTGTTACCCGAGTGGATCATCCACTGACCAGTCGCGATGACGTGCACCTCGACGAGCTTCGCGAGTTCCCCTGGATCCTGCCCGGCGTCGAGACGGTGCTCCGACGTGAACTCGAGGAGTTCTTCGCCACGAACGGTCTCCCGTTGCCCGAGAACCGGGTAGAGGCAACGTCATTCCTCACTGTGCGACAGCTGTTACTGGAAACCGACATGATCGCAGTTCTTCCGAGTCTGATTCATCGCGACGACACCCGCTTGACCACACTCCCGATCACCTTGGACCCCATCGGCCACAGTGTGGGTCTCACGTCGTCGGCGACAAGGACGTCCAGTCCGTCGGCGCAGGCTCTGATCGCGTCGTTACGCAGTTTCGCGGAAGAACTCATGAACCAGTGA